The region CAGCAGCAGCGTTTTTTCCAGTGTCATCATTAACGGTACTCGCATTATTTATCCGGGAAAACAACGGGAAGTTACCGTCCAATTATCAAATAATGGAACTTCACCGGCATTGATCCAATCCTGGATTGACGAAGGCGATGCGAAAACCACGCCAGAGAACAGCAAGGCGCCGTTTATCGTTTCCCCGCCAATCAGCCGTGTTGAACCGGCTACCGGCCAGGCGCTGCGTGTTTCACTGACCACGTCAGCATTGGCACAAGATAAAGAATCCCTGTTCTGGTTGAACGTACTGGAGATCCCTCCAGCGCCGACCGGGGCAAACAGCAGCACGCCTGAAAACTTTTTACAGGTGGCTTTCCGCACCCGCGTCAAACTGCTGTATCGTCCGGCCGGCCTGACTGGCGAAGCGAACGATGCGCCTGAAAAACTGCAGTGGCGCTTTAGCGGCGCCGGCGTCAGCGTGAAAAACCCAACGCCTTATTACGTGTCGTTCACTGAAATCAATGCCGTCGTCAACCAGAAGAAAGTGCCGTTGGCGCCACACGGCGACATGCTGGCCCCAGGCCAGGAAAAAACGTTGTCGTTTTCCGGTGACAGCTCGCGCATTGCGGACGTTGCATTTACCACTATTAACGATTTTGGCGGACGGGTGTCCCGCACTAAGAATAAGCAAAAGTAACTCTTGGAAGAGAGACTCATATCCCCGAGCGCAGGCTGTCGGCGGGGTGAGCTTAATTTGGTAAAGGAATGCTTTTATATGAAAGAGTTGCCTATTTCTGCGGCCATTAAACTGGCGCTATTTAACTGTAAATCGATTCTGCTGCTGACCGGTGGCGCGCTTTTCCTGGCTGCCCCCGGTTTTGCCCGGGCGGAAATCGTTGTCGACAGCAAAAAGCCCACCGCCCCGGTTGAAGCGTCCTTCAACAGCAGCTTCCTGATTGGCGAGGCGCAGGGCGTCGATCTTTCGCGTTTTCGCGACGGCAATCCTATTCTGGCAGGCAAATACTCACTCGACGTTTATGTTAACGGGGAGTGGAAAGGCAAGAAAAGTATCGATTTCAAAAACGTGCCGGGTAAAAACAGCGCCGACACCTGTTTTTCTTTGCTGTCGTTGGATGAGTTCGGTGTGGATACTGCGGCGTTGAGCAGCGATCCGTCGGTCAATACCGATACCTGCAAAAGCCTGCCGCAGTGGGTGCCGGAAGCTTATTATCGCCTCGATACCAGTTCGCTGCGTATGGATATCAGTATTCCGCAGGCGTCGCTGCGCCGCAGTGCGCGCGGTTACGTTGACCCGAAATTCTGGGATCGCGGCATTACCGCCGGCAGCCTTTCGTATAATTTTAATGCCTTTAATACCCACAATTCTGCCAACGGCAGCAACGCGGATTCCACCAACGCTTATCTGACCCTGAACGCCGGGTTAAACGTGGCCGGTTGGCAGTTGCGCCACGACTCGAACGTCAACTGGCGCTCCAACGAAAGCACCCATTGGCAAAACACCGCCACTTACGCACAGCGCGCCATCCCGGCCGTGCGCGGCATGCTGACGTTGGGGGATACCTATACCAGCGGCGACTTCTTTGATTCTATCGGTTTTCGCGGCGTGCAGGTCGCGACGGATGACCGCATGTTGCCCGACTCTCTGAACGGCTATGCGCCGGTGGTGCGTGGCGTGGCGCAGAGCAACGCGCTGGTGGAGATCCGCCAGAATAACCAGTTGATCTACCAGACTACCGTCGCCCCGGGTGAATTCGTGATTAACGATCTTTACCCTACCGGCTACGGCGGCGATTTGGACGTCACCGTCAACGAGGCCGACGGCAGCAAACGCCAGTTCAGCGTGCCTTACGCTTCGGTAGCGCAGATGTTGCGTCCGGGGATCCAGCGTTATTCCCTGACCGCCGGCCGAGTGCGCGATGATAATTTGAGCAAGGAACCCGATATGTTCCAGGCGACTTATCAGCGCGGGTTCACCAATATCATCACCGGTTACACGGGGGCCATCGCCAGTGACGGCTATGGTGCCGTGCTGTTGGGGAGCGCGGTGGCAACGCCGATCGGCGCCTTTGCCCTGGACGTGACCCAGGCCAATACCCGTCTGAAGCAGGGCGACCAATCCGGCCAGAGCTATAAGCTCAGCTACAGCAAGTTGATGACTGAAACCAACACCAACTTCACCATCGCCGCTTATCGCTATTCCACCTCCGGTTACCTCTCGTTGCGTGACGCCGTTTACTCGCGCGACAACGAACGCAGGAACATGAGCGCCGACGCCGTTAACCGCCAGCGCAGCGAATACCAGCTGACCCTGAATCAGGGGCTGGGCGATAACTACGGCTCTTTGTATATCACCGGTTCGGTTCGCGATTACTGGAACCGGGGCGGCAGCACCAAGCAATATCAGGTGGGCTATAACAACTACTATGGCCGCGTCACCTATGGTCTGTCCGCCATGCGCACCTCGGACATGTATAACCGCGATGAGACCCGTTATTACCTGACGCTGTCGGTTCCGTTCAGCGTCGGTTCGCAGACCCTGAGCCTGAACAGTTCTCTGGGCTATACCGATAACGGCTACGACAGCAGCCGCGTGGGTATCAACGGTTCTACCGGTGAAGATAACAACGTCAGCTACAGCGCGACGCTGGCCAACGATCAATCCGGCGGCACCAACAGCAGCGTAAGCGGCGAATACCGCAGCCGGTTCTCGACGCTGAACGGCTCTTACAGCTACGGCAAAGATTATCGCCAGTCATCGATCGGCGCATCGGGCAGCGTCGTGGCCCACAGCGGCGGGGTGACCATGACGCCGCAGCGCGGCCAGACCATGGTGCTGGTAGAGGCGCCGGACGCCGCCGGGGCTATCGTGACCAACTCGCCGGGCGTGCGTATCGATGACAACGGTTATGCGGTAGTGCCTTATGTGGCGCCTTATCGCATGACCAACGTTACGCTCGATCCCAGCGGCATGTCGCGCGATGTGGAACTGGAAAGCAGCAGCCAGCAGGTTGCGCCTTATGCCGGAGCCATCGCACGGCTGGAGTTCAAGACCACCAAAGGCCAGGCGTTGATCATCCATGCCCTCGGCCCGGACGGCAACGCGTTGCCATTTGGCTCGGAAGTGCTGGATACCCGCAATCAGGTGGTGGGCATCGTGGGTCAGGGCAGCCGCATCTACTTGCGTACCGAAGCGCAAAAAGGGCTGTTGCAGGTGAAATGGGGCACGCAGCCTACGCAGCAGTGTTCTGTCAGCTACAGCGCGAAAGCGCAGGGCAATACTGACTACGAAATTATTGAGGCGAGTTGCAAATGATGAAATTAACGCGGGTTCTTTCGCTGAACAAAACGGCGGCCCAACGGTTGGCGCTGTTCGGCTTGTTGATGGCCGCCGGTCAGAGCGCTTACGCCAGCTGTACGGTCACCAACGGTTACAAGGCTCAGGTGATCAATATGAGGCTCGGGCGCGTGCTGGTCACGCCTGGCAGCCAGGTCGGTGATACCCTGACCACCGGCCAGTTCCCGATTAATGCCGTGAACGGTATCGGTCGTTGCAGCAGCAGTGGCGGTAGCGCCATCGGCCAGATATTGCAGGGGAGCCGCTCTACGCTTGCCAACGTCTGGAGCACCAATATTCCGGGAATTGGTATCCGTTTGTATCGTGAAGCCGGATCGATCAGTACCTTTTACCCGCATACCTTGCGGCTGGGCGGGAACACGACCGTTAACCTGAACGGCGGTTACTTCAAGATCGATATCGTGAAAACTGCGGCTCAGACAGGCACCGGCCAACTGACTACCGGGCTCTATACCAACTACTACATGGACGGTACCGGTCCTGGGTTGCCATTGCTGCAATCGATTGTCGACGCCAACAGCCTGACGATTGTCACCTCAACCTGTAACGTCGACAGTGGTTCAAAGGACAAGGTGGTCAATCTGGATAGCGTCACGGCAGCCTCTTTTGGCGGCGTCGGCTCAACTCAGGGTGAAAAAGCCTTTGATATCAACATTAATTGCGTTGGCGGCATCGGCGAAGATCTGCTGCCGGGCAGTGCCGGGCAGGGGATTGTGAATGTGCGTTTCAATTACGATCAGGATACCTCCAATGCGCCAGGCGTGATCAAATCGCAGCCGGGCGCCAATACGGCTTCCGGCGTTGCCGTGCAGCTGTTGACGGGCACCACGACGCAACCTATCAAGAATGGCGATGTGGTCAATGCCGGCCGCACCGTGCCAAACCAGGCCAACACCCTGACCCTGCCGCTGAAAGCCCGTTACTATCGCACCGGTAACACGATCAAAGGCGGTAATATCAAGTCGACCGCAACCTTTACCATCGAATACAACTGAGTATTGCGGGCATTAAAAAAGCCAATGGGGTTGCCCATTGGCTTTTTGTTGTTTAGCCGTCTCAGCGCAGGCCCATCCAATGAGTGCAGGCGCTGTCCACGCATTTCCCCGCATACCATAAATGTACGCCCGGCGACTCGTGCCGGTGCCCGTTCAGCGGCGCGATGGGTTGCGGGCGCATTTCCACCACGTCCCAGCGCGTAGTGCGGCGATACACCGCCGGCGTTTTGCCGAACTGTTTTTTAAACGCGCGTGAAAATGACGGTTGGGAATCAAAATGGAACTGCAGGGCGATGTCGAGAATAGGGCGTGGGGTCGAACGCAGCGCCTGCGCGGCCTGTGACAGGCGGCGCTCGCGGATATAGCTGCCCAGCGCATGGCCGGTGGTGCTGCGGAACATCCTTTGCAGGTGCCATTTAGAGTAGCCTGACTTCGCCGCCACGTTGTCCAACAGCAGCGGTTGATCCAGGTGAGTTTCAATCCAGTTCAGCAAATCGTGAATGATATTGACGCGATCCATTGTTTAAGTTCTCCCGCGGTACGGCATTCAGGTCACAGTAGGTAAGAGTAATTATCCAAGCCAGTTCTTTGATAATAGGCCGCTGAATCGGGTTACGCAAGTGTTAACTGGCGGGCTAAAGGTGGCTAAACGTGCTTTTACCGCCGCGGGGAAACAAAAAAGGCCGCGCGAGGCGGCCTTGATGGCAGGGGAAACAAACGTCGGATCAGTCAGTTTCCGGCTTCACTTCGATATAGTCCAACTGCAAGACGCTGCTGGTATAGCCGCGGATCTTGTTGGTCAT is a window of Serratia plymuthica DNA encoding:
- a CDS encoding fimbrial biogenesis chaperone; translation: MKNSFKKYSVLLIATLFSSSVFSSVIINGTRIIYPGKQREVTVQLSNNGTSPALIQSWIDEGDAKTTPENSKAPFIVSPPISRVEPATGQALRVSLTTSALAQDKESLFWLNVLEIPPAPTGANSSTPENFLQVAFRTRVKLLYRPAGLTGEANDAPEKLQWRFSGAGVSVKNPTPYYVSFTEINAVVNQKKVPLAPHGDMLAPGQEKTLSFSGDSSRIADVAFTTINDFGGRVSRTKNKQK
- a CDS encoding helix-turn-helix domain-containing protein, producing MDRVNIIHDLLNWIETHLDQPLLLDNVAAKSGYSKWHLQRMFRSTTGHALGSYIRERRLSQAAQALRSTPRPILDIALQFHFDSQPSFSRAFKKQFGKTPAVYRRTTRWDVVEMRPQPIAPLNGHRHESPGVHLWYAGKCVDSACTHWMGLR
- a CDS encoding fimbria/pilus outer membrane usher protein, which produces MKELPISAAIKLALFNCKSILLLTGGALFLAAPGFARAEIVVDSKKPTAPVEASFNSSFLIGEAQGVDLSRFRDGNPILAGKYSLDVYVNGEWKGKKSIDFKNVPGKNSADTCFSLLSLDEFGVDTAALSSDPSVNTDTCKSLPQWVPEAYYRLDTSSLRMDISIPQASLRRSARGYVDPKFWDRGITAGSLSYNFNAFNTHNSANGSNADSTNAYLTLNAGLNVAGWQLRHDSNVNWRSNESTHWQNTATYAQRAIPAVRGMLTLGDTYTSGDFFDSIGFRGVQVATDDRMLPDSLNGYAPVVRGVAQSNALVEIRQNNQLIYQTTVAPGEFVINDLYPTGYGGDLDVTVNEADGSKRQFSVPYASVAQMLRPGIQRYSLTAGRVRDDNLSKEPDMFQATYQRGFTNIITGYTGAIASDGYGAVLLGSAVATPIGAFALDVTQANTRLKQGDQSGQSYKLSYSKLMTETNTNFTIAAYRYSTSGYLSLRDAVYSRDNERRNMSADAVNRQRSEYQLTLNQGLGDNYGSLYITGSVRDYWNRGGSTKQYQVGYNNYYGRVTYGLSAMRTSDMYNRDETRYYLTLSVPFSVGSQTLSLNSSLGYTDNGYDSSRVGINGSTGEDNNVSYSATLANDQSGGTNSSVSGEYRSRFSTLNGSYSYGKDYRQSSIGASGSVVAHSGGVTMTPQRGQTMVLVEAPDAAGAIVTNSPGVRIDDNGYAVVPYVAPYRMTNVTLDPSGMSRDVELESSSQQVAPYAGAIARLEFKTTKGQALIIHALGPDGNALPFGSEVLDTRNQVVGIVGQGSRIYLRTEAQKGLLQVKWGTQPTQQCSVSYSAKAQGNTDYEIIEASCK
- a CDS encoding fimbrial protein — translated: MMKLTRVLSLNKTAAQRLALFGLLMAAGQSAYASCTVTNGYKAQVINMRLGRVLVTPGSQVGDTLTTGQFPINAVNGIGRCSSSGGSAIGQILQGSRSTLANVWSTNIPGIGIRLYREAGSISTFYPHTLRLGGNTTVNLNGGYFKIDIVKTAAQTGTGQLTTGLYTNYYMDGTGPGLPLLQSIVDANSLTIVTSTCNVDSGSKDKVVNLDSVTAASFGGVGSTQGEKAFDININCVGGIGEDLLPGSAGQGIVNVRFNYDQDTSNAPGVIKSQPGANTASGVAVQLLTGTTTQPIKNGDVVNAGRTVPNQANTLTLPLKARYYRTGNTIKGGNIKSTATFTIEYN